Part of the Leptolyngbya sp. KIOST-1 genome, GAGGTGGTGATTGTGGGGGCTGACGGGGCGGTGGAGCGCGATCGCTTCTCCGGCAAACCCGTCTACGCCGTCTCCACCAGCGAAGCCATCCGCAACACCGAAATGGTGATCCAGAGCGCCGTGGCCCTGGTGGGATACCGCCCCGCCCTGGGGGCGCTCAAAACCACGCCCCACCCCAACGACCCGCTGCCGGAGGACGTGGTGGCCCCAGAGACTACCGTTGCCAACAAGTTCTTCGTCGGCATCACCTCTTGCCCCACGGGCATTGCCCACACCTTTATGGCCGCCGAGGCGCTGAAGCAGGGGGCCACTAAGCTGGGCCACGACATCAAAGTGGAAACCCAGGGCTCCGTGGGGGCGCAGAACGCCCTCACCGAAGACGACATCGCCCGCGCCGATGCGGTGATCATCGCCGCCGACACCCACGTGGATCTGTCGCGCTTTGGCGGCAAGCGCCTCTACCAGACCTCCACCAAGGCCGCCATCCACAGCGGCACCGATGTGGTGACGGCGGCGCTGGCTGCCCCAGTGGCGGGCGGCGGCCAAGGCGGCTCGGGCAGCTACATAGACGACGTGAACCGGGCCAAGGCCGAGCGCTCCGAAAGCCGTTCTGGCCCCTACAAGCACCTCCTCACTGGGGTCAGCTACATGCTGCCGGTGATTGTGGCCGGGGGGTTGATCATAGCCCTGTCCTTTGTGTTTGGCATCAACCCCGAGCCCGGCACCTTTGGCGACGCGCTGATGCAGATCGGCGGCGGCGCGGCCTTTGCGCTGATTGTGCCGGTGCTGTCGGGTTTTATTGCCTTTTCCATCGCCGATCGCCCCGGTTTGGCCCCCGGATTGATTGGCGGCATGCTGGCGGCGAATCTAGATATGGGCTTCCTCGGCGGCATTCTGGCGGGCTTTCTGGCCGGTTACGTGGCGCTGTTTGTGCGCGACAAGGTCAAACTGCCCACCAACTTTG contains:
- a CDS encoding PTS fructose-like transporter subunit IIB, producing MTKIVAITASPAGEAHTQMAAEALRRTAQALGHEILVEAQGGNVVTALGDEAIAQAEVVIVGADGAVERDRFSGKPVYAVSTSEAIRNTEMVIQSAVALVGYRPALGALKTTPHPNDPLPEDVVAPETTVANKFFVGITSCPTGIAHTFMAAEALKQGATKLGHDIKVETQGSVGAQNALTEDDIARADAVIIAADTHVDLSRFGGKRLYQTSTKAAIHSGTDVVTAALAAPVAGGGQGGSGSYIDDVNRAKAERSESRSGPYKHLLTGVSYMLPVIVAGGLIIALSFVFGINPEPGTFGDALMQIGGGAAFALIVPVLSGFIAFSIADRPGLAPGLIGGMLAANLDMGFLGGILAGFLAGYVALFVRDKVKLPTNFEGLKPVLVIPLLATLIVGLLLVYVFGGPVRFLMVGLTTYLEGLTGTNALLLGLILGGMMAIDMGGPVNKVAYTFAVGLLTTNLYAPMAAVMAAGMTPPLGLALATFVSKKYFNQAEQEAGKVASVLGISFITEGAIPFAANDPLRVIPACIAGSAVAGALSMAFGCTLRAPHGGIFVLAIPNAVENVGLYIVAIAAGTLVTALATVQLKHWFPRKKAVAEV